The following proteins are encoded in a genomic region of Brachypodium distachyon strain Bd21 chromosome 1, Brachypodium_distachyon_v3.0, whole genome shotgun sequence:
- the LOC104581846 gene encoding uncharacterized protein LOC104581846, translating into MSSSSSRATSRFEIPARMEMPIFLCPQCRADVVRRISRTPKNTNHPFYVCSEKGVKCFFVWVDVLAQTLMNELLEEHEEWSPILPQTAAAAALAPAKETEGGARIDREVAVELRRLNQKIRKLEDQSQICNYIWAFVGMAITLGVMLKLYGKA; encoded by the exons ATGTCTTCTTCTAGCTCCCGCGCCACCTCGCGGTTCGAGATTCCGGCGCGCATGGAGATGCCGATCTTCCTCTGTCCGCAGTGCCGGGCGGACGTTGTTCGGAGGATTTCGCGCACACCAAAGAACACAAATCATCCGTTCTACGTGTGCAGCGAGAAAGGG GTAAAATGTTTCTTCGTTTGGGTCGATGTTCTTGCCCAGACGCTGATGAATGAATTGCTAGAAGAGCACGAAGAATGGTCGCCCATCCTGCCACAGacggcagcggccgcagcgCTAGCACCGGCAAAAGAGACGGAGGGCGGAGCACGCATTGATAGAGAGGTAGCTGTTGAGCTAAGGAGGTTGAACCAGAAGATTAGGAAGCTCGAAGATCAATCACAAATTTGCAATTACATTTGGGCATTTGTAGGTATGGCAATCACACTAGGTGTAATGTTGAAATTGTATGGAAAGGCATGA
- the LOC106865711 gene encoding uncharacterized protein LOC106865711, giving the protein MADNWVAMHSCLVFHHQSLKFSTEHKTLCAPILKRATGRPRKSRIRPRSEGAGLGARRHKCTRCGGTCHFAKYCDNAIDPAFGDSFDENVGQQPVATDEANVAHQPHGFDDDPNDDFPDDPNDAPNDATNDAPNEAPNDGNQPSLVVSSASSAVGLKKTVDVPKTKRRREEAPISTRITRSKVVAMSTRIRRRKVAGMSTRTNK; this is encoded by the exons ATGGCAGATAACTGGGTTGCCATGCATTCATGCCTTGTTTTTCATCACCAGTCTCTCAAGTTCAGCACGGAACATAAAACA CTTTGCGCTCCAATTCTGAAGAGAGCAACAGGTAGACCGAGGAAGAGTCGAATAAGACCTCGCAGCGAAGGGGCTGGACTTGGAGCGAGGAGGCATAAGTGCACAAGGTGTGGTGGGACTTGTCATTTCGCTAAGTATTGTGATAACGCAATAGATCCAGCGTTCGGAGACTCTTTCGATGAAAATGTTGGTCAGCAGCCGGTTGCAACGGATGAAGCAAATGTTGCTCATCAGCCGCATGGTTTTGACGATGATCCAAATGATGATTTTCCTGATGATCCAAACGATGCTCCAAACGATGCTACAAATGATGCTCCAAATGAGGCTCCAAATGATGGTAACCAACCTTCTCTGGTTGTGAGTTCTGCTAG TTCGGCGGTAGGTTTGAAGAAGACGGTTGATGTACCGAAAACtaagaggagaagagaagaagcacCCATTAGCACAAGGATCACAAGGAGCAAAGTGGTGGCAATGAGCACAAGGATCAGAAGGAGAAAAGTGGCGGGAATGAGCACAAGGACAAACAAGTAG
- the LOC106865993 gene encoding uncharacterized protein LOC106865993: MDCNWSFRQFGEVIWTPYPWGLHDEVEFKYYDGGSKWVKVSNDAEVAIMFAKHKEKEKFHVRLQNDVVVAALGRSMAGAPSRVEPCRRNGSSSQNSSVSARRRGGSTRVGTGRRVPLEVEPNVYNSGDDEERLYSDVVQNFRRASRAENQDEADNDIPVVDDAVGEDKDHAPVEWDRENPQMEEGSIFASMTECRNALVTYCIKAERTFEVDKSDQVRYRVHCPSEDCPWRMHASKMRNSTNVQVKVNPFRHTCQESTLRKETISRAKSRWVAEEVKRWVTENHRVGTKELQKNIKDKFKIELPYMRVFNGKQHAMILFMVTGRKVLNCCIPAKVKWRGPAQVVL, translated from the coding sequence ATGGATTGTAATTGGAGTTTCAGACAATTTGGGGAGGTAATTTGGACCCCATATCCTTGGGGTTTGCATGATGAAGTGGAATTCAAATACTACGATGGGGGAAGTAAATGGGTGAAAGTTAGTAATGATGCAGAGGTCGCTATCATGTTTGCTAAGCATaaggagaaagagaaattTCATGTGAGGCTGCAAAATGATGTGGTTGTGGCGGCACTTGGACGTAGCATGGCGGGTGCCCCTTCTCGGGTAGAACCATGTCGTCGTAATGGCAGCTCTAGTCAGAACAGTTCAGTTAGTGCACGGCGACGTGGTGGCTCGACACGCGTGGGCACCGGCAGAAGGGTCCCCCTTGAAGTGGAGCCTAATGTCTACAATTCTGGGGATGATGAAGAGAGGCTATATTCTGATGTTGTTCAAAATTTCCGACGGGCATCTCGGGCTGAAAACCAAGATGAGGCTGACAATGACATCCCTGTGGTGGATGACGCGGTGGGTGAGGACAAAGACCATGCACCTGTTGAATGGGACCGTGAGAACCCTCAGATGGAAGAAGGTTCCATTTTTGCATCCATGACTGAGTGTAGAAATGCACTTGTGACGTACTGCATCAAGGCAGAACGTACGTTCGAAGTTGACAAGAGCGATCAAGTACGTTACAGAGTGCACTGTCCGAGTGAGGATTGTCCATGGAGGATGCACGCATCCAAAATGCGAAATAGCACGAATGTTCAGGTCAAAGTGAACCCTTTTAGACACACATGCCAGGAATCAACCCTTAGGAAGGAAACAATCAGTAGAGCCAAGTCAAGATGGGTGGCAGAAGAAGTAAAGCGGTGGGTGACAGAAAACCATCGAGTGGGTACAAAGGAATTGCAGAAGAACATCAAAGACAAGTTCAAGATAGAGTTGCCATACATGAGGGTGTTCAATGGTAAACAACATGCTATGATTCTATTTATGGTAACTGGCAGGAAAGTTTTAAATTGTTGTATTCCTGCAAAAGTAAAGTGGAGAGGACCAGCCCAGGTAGTATTGTAG